A region of Photobacterium sanguinicancri DNA encodes the following proteins:
- the holA gene encoding DNA polymerase III subunit delta has translation MRVYPEQLTQQLKKGLCQSYLLFGNEPLLKQECGDQIKQIAQQQGFDERHSFTIDHQLDWNLVLDCCNAMSLFAARQIIELEIPESGLNVNQAKSLLEICNSLHSDILLLITGPRVNKKQESTKWFKVLDSQGLYLPCNTPDPRHLPRFIQARCQQLGLRADHESIQMLAQWHEGNMLALAQSLQKLTLLYPDGELTIVRLEEALSRHNHYTPFQLVDAVLAGQAKRSQRVLRQLEGEGIEATIILRTLQRELTQLYKMQEMGKKGTPLNIIFEQFRVWQNRRKIYIGALHRLPYARVVSLLRLLTQLEIQVKTDFDTKPWPALSALCAEMCGISTHTEPTPF, from the coding sequence ATGAGAGTTTACCCAGAACAACTGACACAGCAGCTCAAAAAAGGGCTGTGTCAATCCTACCTGTTATTTGGCAATGAACCGCTACTGAAGCAGGAATGTGGCGATCAGATTAAACAAATCGCGCAGCAACAAGGTTTTGATGAGCGTCATAGCTTCACCATAGATCATCAGCTTGATTGGAACCTAGTGCTCGATTGCTGTAACGCAATGAGTCTCTTTGCTGCACGTCAAATCATCGAGCTTGAGATCCCAGAATCTGGCTTAAACGTGAATCAAGCCAAATCATTGCTGGAAATCTGCAACAGCTTACACAGCGATATTCTGTTATTAATCACAGGACCCCGCGTAAATAAAAAGCAAGAATCAACCAAGTGGTTTAAAGTACTCGATAGTCAGGGACTGTACCTTCCTTGTAATACACCAGATCCTCGCCACTTACCTCGCTTTATCCAAGCTCGGTGCCAACAATTAGGCCTTAGAGCTGATCACGAGTCGATTCAGATGTTGGCTCAATGGCATGAAGGCAACATGCTGGCATTAGCACAAAGCCTACAGAAACTGACTTTGCTCTACCCTGATGGCGAACTTACTATTGTTCGTTTAGAAGAAGCCTTAAGCCGCCATAATCACTACACTCCATTTCAGCTCGTTGATGCGGTTTTAGCTGGCCAAGCAAAGCGCAGCCAGCGCGTATTGCGTCAACTTGAAGGGGAAGGGATTGAAGCGACTATTATTTTACGGACATTGCAGCGCGAATTAACACAGCTGTACAAGATGCAAGAGATGGGTAAGAAAGGCACGCCGCTTAACATTATTTTCGAGCAGTTTCGCGTATGGCAAAACCGTCGTAAAATTTATATCGGCGCCCTTCATCGGTTACCTTATGCCAGAGTCGTCAGCTTGCTACGTTTATTGACCCAACTTGAGATCCAAGTGAAAACGGATTTTGATACTAAACCTTGGCCAGCACTGAGTGCGCTCTGCGCTGAGATGTGCGGGATAAGCACCCATACCGAACCTACACCTTTTTAG
- a CDS encoding LPS-assembly lipoprotein LptE produces the protein MKAFFSLKSTLRLLTVALLSLTVSACGFHLRGTYMLPDEIAKLSLTSFDQYGQLTRLVKSQFKLHGIEAVSPSATVSNLHLISESDGERTLSLYQNSRAAEYELNYSVRYSITIPNKASKTFSTKVTRTFLDNPLTALAKSVERDMIKDEMREQASRQILRQMARLTATMETLDEQELEAKLAEMEDTKAEDMPASNMYNSTNTVNTEEVSTVEPAEGEVGTSQP, from the coding sequence GTGAAGGCTTTCTTTTCTCTAAAAAGCACCCTTAGACTACTTACGGTCGCCCTACTTTCTCTTACTGTGTCTGCGTGTGGTTTCCATTTACGTGGTACTTACATGCTACCTGATGAAATCGCCAAACTATCACTGACTAGCTTTGACCAATACGGGCAACTCACCCGCTTGGTAAAATCACAATTCAAGTTGCATGGTATTGAAGCCGTGTCACCATCTGCGACAGTCTCTAACCTTCACTTAATCAGTGAAAGTGACGGCGAACGCACACTATCGCTATATCAAAACAGCCGTGCCGCTGAGTACGAACTCAATTATTCAGTACGCTACAGTATTACGATTCCTAATAAAGCCAGTAAAACATTCTCAACGAAGGTAACCCGTACTTTCCTTGATAACCCGTTAACTGCACTAGCAAAATCGGTTGAACGAGATATGATCAAAGACGAAATGCGTGAACAAGCATCGCGTCAAATATTACGTCAGATGGCTCGTTTGACAGCAACGATGGAAACACTCGACGAACAAGAGCTCGAAGCTAAACTAGCCGAGATGGAAGATACCAAAGCGGAAGATATGCCCGCTTCAAACATGTATAACAGCACCAACACTGTCAACACAGAGGAAGTGAGTACAGTGGAACCCGCAGAAGGCGAGGTAGGCACTAGCCAACCATGA
- the leuS gene encoding leucine--tRNA ligase, with translation MQEQYRPQDIEQKVQEHWDNNKTFVVSEDPNKEKFYCLSMFPYPSGRLHMGHVRNYTIGDVVSRYQRLQGKNVMQPIGWDAFGLPAENAAVKNNTAPAPWTYENIEYMKNQLKSLGLGYDWSREFATCTPEYYRWEQEFFTKLYNKGLVYKKTSSVNWCPNDQTVLANEQVEDGCCWRCDTPVEQKKIPQWFIKITEYAQELLDDLDNLDGWPDMVKTMQRNWIGRSEGVELSFAVNGEEAPLEVYTTRPDTLMGVSYVGIAAGHPLAEKASQNNPTLAAFVDECRNTKVAEAELATMEKKGMDTGLTAIHPLNGRVVPVYVANFVLMDYGTGAVMAVPAHDQRDYEFATKYGIDIIPVIKPEDGSDLDVSEAAYTEKGVLFDSGEFDGLTFQAAFDAIAAKLEAEGKGKKTVNFRLRDWGVSRQRYWGAPIPMVTTEDGQVHPVPADQLPVILPEDVVMDGVTSPIKADKEWAKTTFNGEPALRETDTFDTFMESSWYYARYCSPQADDILDPEKANYWLPVDQYVGGIEHACMHLLYSRFFHKLLRDAGYVTSDEPFKQLLCQGMVLADAFYHTNDKGTKEWIAPTDVEIERDSKGRIEKAVDSQGRDVTHSGMIKMSKSKNNGIDPQEMVDKYGADTVRLFMMFASPADMTLEWQESGVEGANRFLKRVWKLVNEHASKGTAETVDVSALSSAQKVLRRDVHKTIAKVSDDIGRRQTFNTAIAAIMELMNKLAKAPQESVQDRAILDEALKAVVRMLYPMTPHISYEMWEALGESNVDSATWPTFDEAALVEDEKTIVVMINGKLRAKLTVAADATEEQVKELGLNDENAVKFLDGLTIRKVIYVPGKLLNIVAN, from the coding sequence ATGCAAGAACAATATCGCCCACAGGACATTGAACAGAAAGTTCAAGAACACTGGGACAACAACAAGACCTTTGTTGTAAGTGAAGACCCTAATAAAGAAAAATTCTACTGTCTCTCCATGTTCCCGTACCCAAGCGGTCGACTGCACATGGGTCACGTTCGTAACTACACCATCGGTGATGTTGTTTCTCGTTACCAGCGTCTGCAAGGCAAAAACGTCATGCAACCAATCGGTTGGGATGCATTCGGCCTACCAGCAGAAAACGCAGCGGTTAAGAACAACACAGCACCAGCACCATGGACTTATGAAAACATTGAGTACATGAAGAACCAGCTTAAATCGCTAGGCTTGGGTTACGACTGGAGCCGTGAGTTCGCAACTTGTACGCCTGAGTACTACCGTTGGGAACAAGAGTTTTTCACTAAGCTTTACAATAAAGGCTTGGTTTACAAGAAGACCTCTTCTGTAAACTGGTGTCCGAATGACCAAACTGTACTGGCTAACGAGCAAGTAGAAGATGGTTGCTGTTGGCGTTGTGATACGCCTGTAGAGCAGAAAAAAATTCCACAGTGGTTCATTAAGATCACTGAATACGCACAAGAGCTACTTGACGATCTAGACAACCTTGACGGTTGGCCTGACATGGTGAAAACCATGCAGCGCAACTGGATTGGCCGCTCTGAAGGTGTTGAGCTATCTTTCGCTGTTAACGGCGAAGAAGCACCACTAGAAGTATACACAACGCGTCCAGACACCCTTATGGGCGTTTCTTACGTTGGTATTGCTGCAGGTCACCCACTTGCAGAGAAAGCGTCTCAGAACAACCCTACGCTTGCTGCATTCGTTGATGAATGTCGTAACACCAAAGTTGCTGAAGCTGAACTAGCAACAATGGAAAAGAAAGGGATGGATACTGGCCTAACGGCTATCCACCCGCTTAACGGTCGCGTTGTCCCTGTTTACGTCGCTAACTTCGTTCTAATGGATTACGGCACAGGTGCGGTAATGGCGGTTCCTGCTCACGATCAACGTGACTACGAATTCGCCACTAAATACGGCATCGATATCATTCCAGTAATCAAACCAGAAGACGGTTCTGATCTGGACGTATCTGAAGCGGCTTACACTGAAAAAGGTGTACTGTTTGATTCTGGCGAATTTGACGGCCTAACATTCCAAGCAGCATTCGATGCAATTGCAGCGAAGCTTGAAGCGGAAGGTAAAGGTAAGAAGACAGTTAACTTCCGTCTACGTGACTGGGGTGTTTCTCGTCAACGTTACTGGGGCGCACCAATCCCAATGGTAACGACAGAAGACGGCCAAGTTCACCCAGTTCCAGCGGATCAACTGCCAGTTATCCTACCGGAAGACGTGGTAATGGACGGCGTGACTAGTCCAATTAAAGCGGATAAAGAGTGGGCAAAAACCACCTTTAACGGCGAACCAGCATTACGTGAAACCGATACCTTTGATACCTTCATGGAATCATCTTGGTACTACGCACGTTACTGTTCTCCACAAGCTGATGACATTCTAGATCCAGAAAAAGCGAACTACTGGCTACCAGTCGATCAGTACGTTGGTGGTATCGAGCACGCTTGTATGCACCTACTGTACTCGCGCTTCTTCCACAAATTGCTACGTGACGCAGGTTACGTAACATCTGACGAGCCGTTCAAGCAGCTTCTTTGTCAAGGTATGGTACTAGCAGACGCTTTCTACCACACTAACGATAAAGGCACCAAAGAGTGGATCGCACCGACTGATGTTGAAATCGAACGTGATAGCAAAGGTCGTATCGAGAAAGCAGTTGATAGCCAAGGCCGTGATGTAACGCACTCAGGCATGATCAAAATGTCTAAGTCGAAAAACAACGGTATCGACCCACAAGAGATGGTAGACAAATACGGTGCAGATACCGTGCGTCTATTCATGATGTTTGCATCACCTGCAGACATGACACTTGAGTGGCAAGAGTCTGGTGTTGAAGGGGCTAACCGCTTCCTGAAACGTGTTTGGAAACTGGTTAACGAGCACGCATCAAAAGGCACAGCTGAAACTGTTGACGTTAGCGCACTATCTTCAGCTCAGAAAGTACTTCGTCGTGATGTTCACAAGACCATTGCAAAAGTAAGCGATGATATTGGCCGTCGTCAGACATTCAATACCGCGATTGCTGCAATCATGGAGTTGATGAACAAGCTAGCGAAAGCGCCTCAAGAATCTGTGCAAGACCGTGCAATTCTAGATGAAGCACTTAAAGCCGTCGTACGTATGCTTTACCCAATGACACCACACATTTCTTACGAAATGTGGGAAGCGCTAGGTGAATCAAACGTTGACTCTGCAACATGGCCAACATTCGACGAAGCTGCACTCGTTGAAGATGAGAAAACCATCGTAGTTATGATCAACGGTAAATTACGTGCGAAACTGACAGTTGCCGCTGATGCAACTGAAGAGCAAGTAAAAGAGCTTGGTCTTAACGATGAAAACGCAGTGAAATTCCTTGATGGCCTAACCATACGTAAAGTTATTTACGTACCAGGTAAGCTACTGAACATCGTTGCGAACTAA
- a CDS encoding zinc ribbon-containing protein: MAKQKAEYEALLEKVTEALKHSPEELQQWVETTEKYRQAASDMTKDELALISAYLKRDLAEFGQNVEESSEPFDESPFYQAVSETIWSGLAEITDKTQLEWREVMGDIQHQGVYQAGEIIGLGNLVCEHCGHHQMYTHVKRLEPCVRCGHEQFTRQPLSP; encoded by the coding sequence ATGGCGAAGCAAAAAGCAGAATATGAAGCACTACTTGAGAAAGTAACTGAAGCCTTAAAGCATAGTCCCGAAGAGCTTCAGCAATGGGTTGAAACTACAGAGAAATACCGTCAAGCCGCCAGTGATATGACCAAGGATGAGTTAGCATTGATCTCGGCGTATCTAAAGCGTGATTTGGCTGAATTTGGTCAAAACGTAGAAGAAAGTTCAGAGCCTTTTGATGAAAGCCCATTTTATCAGGCTGTATCGGAAACAATTTGGAGTGGTTTAGCTGAAATTACCGATAAAACCCAATTAGAGTGGCGCGAGGTGATGGGTGATATTCAGCACCAAGGCGTCTATCAAGCTGGAGAAATTATCGGTCTGGGTAATTTAGTTTGCGAACATTGTGGTCATCATCAAATGTATACCCATGTGAAGCGTTTAGAGCCTTGTGTGCGCTGTGGGCACGAGCAATTTACCCGCCAGCCCTTATCACCATAG
- a CDS encoding S8 family serine peptidase — protein MRTIPTLLAMLIASSPVLANNNSLITDQVIVKYRANSPVMQAAASPMVDGITHLQQSISADIQYLRPSANGTHILKVSDQTKLETVIEQLQQDPNIEYAEADRIMWPTAIPNDPGYNLQWHYSDTTSGINMPKAWDVTTGGSEVIVAVIDTGVRFDHPDLINNLLPGYDFIKNAKGARDSDGRDSDATDEGDWLVAGQCGQNYPPQDRNSSWHGTHVAGTIAAEGNNSQGVTGVAWNTRIVPVRVLGACGGYTSDITDGMRWAAGLPVPNTPANPYPAQVLNLSLGGQGACGYAYQQAVNDVRAKGATIVVAAGNDNLNVRDFSPGNCQGIISVASNNKEGNRAFYSNYGDLIDITAPGGGRSGGILSTFNAGKRQAGENNYSYSMGTSMATPHVAGIAALMYSLDSSLTPDQVEQYITETSRPFPAGSSCNTSECGTGIADTFAALQRVKGITPEPGTVDCSTLQQWSPSNVYQAGAQAQQNGLAYQAQWWTQNQSPIDNHTNWAVWTKLGQCK, from the coding sequence ATGAGAACCATACCAACTCTACTGGCTATGCTCATTGCGAGCAGCCCTGTTCTAGCCAATAATAACTCACTAATAACCGATCAAGTCATTGTTAAATACCGTGCTAATAGCCCAGTAATGCAGGCTGCGGCATCACCAATGGTTGATGGTATAACCCACTTGCAACAAAGTATCAGTGCCGATATTCAATACCTTCGCCCAAGTGCGAACGGCACCCACATTCTAAAAGTATCCGATCAAACGAAGCTTGAAACGGTGATCGAACAGCTACAGCAAGATCCGAACATCGAATATGCCGAGGCTGACCGTATTATGTGGCCGACCGCGATCCCAAATGATCCGGGATATAACCTCCAATGGCATTATTCAGATACGACCAGTGGCATCAATATGCCAAAAGCATGGGATGTTACAACTGGCGGCTCAGAAGTCATTGTTGCGGTGATCGATACTGGTGTTCGTTTTGATCATCCCGACCTTATAAACAACTTACTCCCTGGCTATGATTTTATTAAGAATGCCAAAGGGGCGCGAGATAGCGATGGTCGAGATAGCGATGCAACTGACGAAGGTGACTGGTTAGTTGCGGGTCAATGTGGTCAAAACTATCCGCCACAAGATAGAAACTCATCGTGGCATGGTACTCATGTTGCGGGCACCATCGCGGCGGAGGGTAACAATAGCCAAGGCGTGACTGGTGTGGCTTGGAATACCCGTATCGTCCCCGTGCGAGTCCTTGGTGCCTGTGGTGGCTACACCTCTGATATTACCGATGGAATGCGCTGGGCTGCAGGCTTGCCTGTTCCCAACACACCAGCCAATCCATACCCAGCTCAAGTCCTAAATTTAAGTCTTGGTGGCCAAGGGGCTTGTGGCTATGCTTACCAACAAGCCGTTAATGATGTCCGAGCGAAAGGCGCCACCATTGTCGTGGCAGCAGGTAATGACAACCTAAATGTTCGCGATTTTAGCCCAGGTAACTGCCAAGGCATTATCTCGGTTGCTTCCAATAACAAGGAAGGAAATCGTGCATTCTATTCAAACTATGGCGATCTCATTGATATCACAGCGCCAGGCGGCGGTCGCTCTGGTGGGATCCTATCCACTTTTAACGCAGGCAAACGCCAAGCGGGCGAAAACAACTATAGCTACTCAATGGGCACCAGTATGGCTACCCCACATGTAGCAGGTATCGCCGCACTCATGTATTCACTCGATTCCAGCCTAACGCCAGATCAAGTTGAGCAATATATCACCGAAACATCGCGTCCATTCCCTGCTGGTAGCAGCTGTAATACCTCAGAGTGTGGTACAGGTATTGCCGATACTTTTGCGGCTTTACAGCGAGTGAAAGGGATCACACCAGAGCCGGGGACAGTTGATTGCAGTACATTACAGCAATGGTCACCTAGCAATGTGTATCAAGCTGGCGCTCAAGCACAGCAAAATGGTCTCGCCTATCAAGCTCAATGGTGGACTCAAAACCAATCCCCGATAGATAACCACACCAATTGGGCCGTATGGACCAAGCTGGGTCAGTGTAAATAA
- a CDS encoding lipid-binding SYLF domain-containing protein, whose product MKTVNRLFSMLGGLALLCIATGSVAKEDIEIRASLEHFQQAQQTQPFFDSAYGYAIFPSVGKGGFWVGGAYGTGTVYKAQNVTGFAKLYQVSVGLQFGGQSYSQIMFFQDQRSYERFISGSFELDAQASAVALTEGAQARAGTTGVGAGSGKNFVEANYTNGIAIFTYAKGGMMIEASLAGQKFSYEPLNATTEQVKDLNQRDTDQAKQGAPVSDLTSPEASDSDEPTVILAPPLDE is encoded by the coding sequence ATGAAAACGGTTAACCGCTTATTTTCAATGCTAGGGGGGCTCGCGCTCCTTTGCATCGCAACAGGCTCTGTCGCTAAAGAAGACATCGAAATCCGTGCTTCCCTTGAGCATTTTCAGCAAGCACAACAAACCCAGCCCTTTTTTGACTCCGCGTATGGCTACGCTATTTTCCCTTCCGTCGGTAAAGGTGGTTTCTGGGTCGGCGGTGCATACGGTACTGGCACTGTGTATAAAGCCCAAAACGTCACGGGATTTGCCAAACTGTACCAAGTTTCTGTTGGCCTTCAATTTGGAGGACAATCTTACAGTCAAATCATGTTCTTCCAAGACCAGCGATCTTACGAACGCTTTATTAGTGGTAGCTTTGAATTAGACGCCCAAGCCTCTGCTGTGGCATTAACAGAAGGCGCGCAAGCACGTGCTGGGACAACAGGGGTTGGCGCTGGCTCTGGAAAGAACTTTGTCGAAGCCAATTACACTAATGGCATAGCCATTTTCACCTACGCCAAAGGCGGTATGATGATTGAAGCGTCATTGGCAGGGCAAAAATTTAGCTATGAGCCGCTCAACGCGACCACAGAACAGGTCAAAGATCTCAATCAAAGGGATACAGACCAAGCCAAGCAAGGCGCTCCCGTCAGTGATCTGACATCACCTGAGGCAAGTGATAGCGATGAACCAACCGTTATTTTGGCCCCCCCACTAGACGAGTAA
- the lnt gene encoding apolipoprotein N-acyltransferase has translation MNKAFFISLGRPLLAAFAGALATLSFAPYNIWLLAPASLTLFFWLLLNQSIKRSALIGFSWGLGLFGTGISWVHVSIDTFGGMPKIASVFLMVSLISYLALYPLIFGALFNRFNQGRPFYQLLLSGPVLWLLLDWLRGWAFTGFPWLWMGYGQLNSPFSGLAPILGVEGITLALVLISAGIVAAISDRNWKPLMVPALVIGLSLLVHGAQWVTPNSDKTVDVALVQGNVPQELKWLPSERWPTLMKYIDLTRENWDADIIVWPEAAIPALEAHLPSFLQNLDEVARENNSTVITGVLDQKENGEFFNNILTLGQNNDNGYDYDNATRYSKHHLLPFGEFVPFGDLLRPIAPFFNLPMSSFSRGDFVQPNLEANGYSIAPALCYEVAFSEQVRQNVNVDTDLLLTLSNDAWFGTSIGPFQHMEIAQMRSLELGKPLLRATNTGVTAVVDHMGHITKQIPQFETAVLRAKVTPTDGLTPYTSLGSWPLYGYVLWSLALSMILIRRQRGGFRETQTEQP, from the coding sequence ATGAATAAAGCCTTTTTCATCTCCCTTGGGCGGCCTTTATTGGCCGCTTTTGCGGGAGCTTTAGCGACCTTATCGTTCGCACCTTATAATATCTGGCTTCTTGCCCCTGCTTCACTCACGCTCTTTTTCTGGCTACTCCTCAATCAAAGTATTAAACGCTCGGCATTGATCGGTTTTAGCTGGGGCTTGGGTTTATTTGGCACAGGGATCAGTTGGGTTCATGTAAGCATTGACACTTTTGGTGGTATGCCAAAAATTGCCAGTGTATTCCTCATGGTTTCACTGATCAGTTACCTTGCACTCTATCCGCTGATTTTTGGTGCTCTATTCAACCGCTTTAATCAAGGCCGTCCTTTCTACCAGCTTCTACTTAGTGGCCCGGTGTTATGGCTCTTATTAGATTGGCTACGTGGTTGGGCATTTACTGGCTTCCCGTGGCTATGGATGGGATACGGCCAACTCAACTCACCGTTCTCAGGTCTGGCACCCATTCTTGGTGTTGAAGGGATCACGCTCGCATTAGTGTTGATCAGCGCTGGTATCGTGGCGGCAATTTCCGATCGCAACTGGAAACCCTTGATGGTTCCAGCACTCGTGATAGGTTTGTCCTTGCTGGTTCATGGTGCACAATGGGTAACACCCAATTCAGATAAAACCGTCGATGTCGCCTTAGTACAAGGCAATGTGCCGCAAGAGCTAAAATGGCTACCAAGCGAGCGCTGGCCAACGCTGATGAAGTATATCGACCTCACCCGTGAAAACTGGGATGCCGATATTATCGTTTGGCCTGAAGCTGCGATTCCCGCCTTAGAAGCACACCTTCCTTCGTTCTTACAAAACTTGGATGAAGTGGCTCGCGAAAACAACAGCACAGTGATCACAGGGGTTTTAGACCAAAAAGAAAATGGGGAGTTTTTCAATAATATCCTGACTCTCGGCCAAAATAATGACAATGGTTACGATTACGATAACGCGACCCGTTACAGTAAACATCACCTACTGCCTTTTGGTGAGTTCGTACCGTTTGGTGATTTATTGCGTCCTATTGCCCCCTTCTTTAACCTACCGATGTCCTCATTTAGTCGTGGCGACTTCGTACAGCCCAACTTAGAAGCCAACGGCTATAGTATTGCCCCCGCTTTATGCTACGAAGTCGCATTCAGTGAACAGGTTCGCCAGAACGTCAACGTTGATACTGATTTACTATTAACGCTGTCTAATGATGCGTGGTTTGGCACCTCTATTGGCCCATTCCAGCACATGGAGATCGCACAGATGCGCTCACTCGAACTGGGTAAGCCGCTATTGCGAGCCACCAATACGGGCGTAACAGCTGTCGTTGATCATATGGGGCACATTACTAAGCAAATACCGCAATTTGAAACTGCGGTACTGCGAGCTAAAGTTACCCCAACGGATGGCTTAACCCCCTACACTAGTTTGGGAAGCTGGCCGCTATATGGTTACGTATTGTGGTCCTTAGCGTTGTCGATGATCTTAATTCGCCGTCAACGTGGGGGGTTTAGAGAGACCCAAACCGAACAACCTTAA
- the corC gene encoding CNNM family magnesium/cobalt transport protein CorC (CorC(YbeX) belongs to the Cyclin M Mg2+ Exporter (CNNM) family, and was characterized as belonging to a set of three proteins, at least one of which must be present for CorA to function.) → MNEDNSQNSEGPSRKSFFERIGQLFQGEPQNREELVEVFRDSEENDLIDHDTRDMLEGVMEIAEMRVRDIMIPRSQMVTIERSQKLEDLIDLIVDAQHSRYPVISDDKDHVEGILLAKDLLRYLIPDSEAFDMDKVLRPAVVVPESKRVDRLLKEFREERYHMAIVVDEFGGVSGVITIEDILEQIVGEIEDEFDDEEEQDIRQLSKHTYSVKALATIEDFNDLFQTAFCDDEVDTVGGLVMTSFGHLPARGEVVELDGYSFKVTSADNRRVIQLQVTIPHEAHQPTTTT, encoded by the coding sequence ATGAACGAAGATAACTCGCAAAATTCTGAAGGTCCGAGTAGAAAGTCCTTCTTTGAACGTATTGGCCAATTGTTTCAAGGTGAACCACAAAACCGTGAAGAGCTGGTCGAGGTATTCCGCGATTCGGAAGAAAATGATTTGATTGACCATGACACCCGCGACATGCTCGAAGGTGTGATGGAGATAGCAGAAATGCGCGTGAGAGACATAATGATCCCACGATCTCAAATGGTCACTATCGAACGTTCTCAGAAGCTTGAAGACCTTATTGATTTAATTGTTGATGCTCAACACTCACGCTACCCTGTGATCAGTGACGACAAAGACCATGTAGAAGGTATTCTACTGGCTAAAGATTTACTGCGTTACTTGATCCCAGACTCTGAAGCTTTCGATATGGACAAAGTTCTCCGCCCTGCGGTGGTTGTACCAGAAAGCAAGCGAGTTGATCGCCTACTGAAAGAATTCCGCGAAGAACGCTACCACATGGCGATCGTCGTAGATGAATTTGGTGGTGTATCGGGTGTTATCACTATCGAAGATATTCTTGAGCAAATCGTTGGCGAAATCGAAGATGAATTCGACGACGAAGAAGAGCAAGATATCCGTCAGTTAAGCAAACATACCTATTCGGTAAAAGCGCTGGCGACCATTGAAGATTTTAACGACTTATTCCAAACCGCATTCTGTGACGACGAAGTCGACACTGTCGGTGGTCTGGTAATGACCAGCTTCGGTCACTTACCGGCTCGTGGTGAAGTTGTTGAACTTGATGGTTACTCGTTTAAAGTCACATCTGCTGACAACCGTCGTGTGATTCAGCTTCAGGTGACTATTCCACATGAAGCGCATCAGCCAACGACGACTACTTAA
- the ybeY gene encoding rRNA maturation RNase YbeY codes for MAIYLDLQHATENQDGLPSEADFQQWLNAAVTLFKADAEVTIRLVDEEESHALNHEYRGKDKSTNVLSFPFEAPPGVELDLLGDLIICRQVVEKEAKEQNKTLNAHWAHMVVHGSLHLLGYDHIDDEEAEEMEALETEIMQKMGFSDPYADDNL; via the coding sequence ATGGCTATTTATCTCGACCTGCAACATGCAACTGAAAATCAAGATGGCTTACCAAGCGAGGCCGATTTTCAACAGTGGCTAAATGCAGCTGTCACCCTGTTTAAGGCTGATGCGGAAGTGACTATCCGCTTGGTTGATGAAGAAGAAAGCCATGCGCTAAACCACGAATACCGTGGCAAAGACAAGTCGACTAACGTGCTGTCTTTTCCATTTGAAGCGCCTCCTGGCGTAGAGCTAGATCTGCTAGGTGACCTGATCATCTGCCGTCAGGTTGTTGAGAAAGAAGCAAAAGAGCAGAATAAAACGCTAAATGCTCACTGGGCACATATGGTTGTACACGGCAGTCTCCATCTGCTAGGTTATGACCATATTGATGATGAAGAAGCAGAAGAAATGGAAGCGCTGGAAACAGAAATCATGCAAAAAATGGGATTTTCTGATCCGTACGCCGACGACAACCTGTAA